One genomic region from Antedon mediterranea chromosome 3, ecAntMedi1.1, whole genome shotgun sequence encodes:
- the LOC140043301 gene encoding uncharacterized protein, translating into MFQAVKNKRSPLYYAAQLGHSSTCMCLIEAGADVNVADKNGNPPLYEYLIQSLNPASEIVKFLIKKDSALLTLLNKEGKTPESIVETNMYITKKEKTVILNYFDKLLVPAEIRARGKHAIKIYKKELKTGSMSVVNSRCMFLGKEGAGKTSCVKAMVGERFNSAEQSTDGIVTTTVFQAKKDCSQWKKIKDVNDIELSEQIRSHALGEKVDKRLKEGRHRLIKLL; encoded by the exons ATGTTTCAAGCAGTTAAG AATAAAAGATCACCCTTGTATTATGCTGCCCAACTTGGTCACAGCAGCACATGTATGTGCCTGATTGAGGCAGGAGCAGATGTGAATGTTGCAGACAAG aatGGAAATCCTCCACTATATGAATACCTGATTCAAAGTCTCAACCCTGCTTCAGAAATTGTAAAATTTCTCATTAAAAAGGATAGTGCATTATTGACATTGCTAAATAAG gaAGGAAAGACGCCTGAATCTATTGTAGAAACAAATATGTACATaacgaaaaaagaaaaaactgtgattttaaactattttgaca AATTGTTAGTTCCTGCAGAGATACGTGCCAGGGGTAAACAtgctattaaaatatataaaaaagaacttaaaactGGTAGCATGTCTGTTGTGAATTCAAGATGTATGTTTCTAGGAAAAGAAGGTGCTGGCAAGACTAGCTGTGTAAAGGCTATGGTTGGAGAAAG ATTCAATTCTGCAGAACAATCCACAGATGGAATTGTTACAACCACAGTGTTTCAAGCAAAGAAGGATTGTAGTCAATGGAAAAAGATAAAAGATGTTAATG ATATTGAGCTTTCAGAGCAAATTCGTTCACATGCTTTAGGAGAAAAGGTTGATAAAAGGTTAAAAGAAGGTAGGCACAGACTAATAAAgcttttataa